One genomic segment of Pedobacter endophyticus includes these proteins:
- a CDS encoding EF-Tu C-terminal domain-related protein — MDNKIETYSTLWSLVDLDQTDHKLKEIAVLFLNAMNDWPTQDQYKIADFDKELKEYFGSPLTIEKIQLKKFNGKNAWQVEAGSSIVEVIDTSGRFWNESNFDNILKNILNFYEQEFKRTDFIAQLKYRTTEQGGRQTPAKSGYRPQIKFDLIEMQTSGQQTFIDKETVFPGDTVNAKIKILSPDYFSGCLTEGMEFEFREGETVIGTGEIKYIVNDKLEKANW; from the coding sequence TTGGACAACAAAATTGAGACATATTCGACACTTTGGAGTTTGGTTGACCTAGACCAGACAGATCACAAACTGAAGGAAATCGCGGTTCTCTTCTTAAATGCAATGAACGACTGGCCGACACAAGACCAGTACAAAATTGCAGACTTTGACAAAGAACTTAAAGAATATTTCGGCTCACCATTGACAATTGAGAAAATACAACTAAAGAAGTTTAATGGAAAAAATGCTTGGCAGGTTGAAGCGGGCAGTTCAATAGTTGAAGTCATTGACACTTCGGGAAGATTTTGGAATGAAAGTAACTTCGATAATATATTAAAAAATATTCTTAATTTCTATGAACAGGAATTTAAAAGGACTGACTTTATTGCACAACTGAAATATAGGACAACAGAACAAGGTGGTAGACAGACTCCAGCTAAAAGCGGTTACAGACCACAAATAAAGTTTGACTTGATAGAAATGCAGACATCAGGACAACAAACTTTTATTGACAAGGAAACTGTTTTTCCTGGTGACACAGTTAACGCAAAAATTAAAATATTATCACCAGACTATTTTTCGGGTTGTCTGACAGAAGGAATGGAGTTTGAATTTAGAGAAGGTGAGACAGTTATTGGGACAGGAGAAATAAAATATATCGTAAATGACAAACTTGAAAAAGCCAACTGGTAA
- a CDS encoding DUF4265 domain-containing protein, with protein sequence MAEEEYEKILFQFHSDVLDEETIETMWAVVIDKEKGLYKLDSIPFYAPDVAADDIIYAEFDEDQERLTYRNTVEASGNSTVQVVILDSGTDTNEIREMFDSLGCTSEKYNEGYFVIDVPSSLDYSAVQNRLTELQNAGIIGYAESCLSKKHGLE encoded by the coding sequence ATGGCAGAAGAAGAATACGAAAAAATACTTTTCCAATTTCACAGTGATGTCCTTGATGAAGAAACCATCGAGACAATGTGGGCTGTAGTAATTGATAAAGAAAAAGGCCTTTACAAATTGGACAGTATTCCCTTTTATGCTCCCGACGTCGCGGCTGATGATATTATTTATGCAGAATTTGATGAAGATCAAGAACGGTTAACCTACAGGAACACAGTTGAAGCGTCTGGTAATTCTACTGTTCAGGTTGTAATATTGGATTCTGGCACTGATACAAATGAAATTAGAGAAATGTTTGACTCGCTTGGCTGCACTAGCGAAAAGTATAATGAAGGATATTTTGTAATTGATGTCCCTAGTAGTCTGGACTATTCAGCTGTACAGAATAGGCTAACGGAGCTGCAAAATGCTGGGATTATCGGTTATGCAGAGTCCTGTTTATCTAAAAAGCACGGGTTGGAGTAA
- a CDS encoding helix-turn-helix domain-containing protein, giving the protein MAKGNLLTSEKELRKIGLRLKALRKSKGYTSPDKFSYENNLNRSQYGKYEAGNTNITIGTLINILNCFGVSLSEFFNEDYDGIEQSK; this is encoded by the coding sequence ATGGCAAAAGGCAATCTTCTAACAAGCGAAAAGGAATTGAGGAAAATAGGCTTAAGACTAAAAGCCCTCCGCAAATCTAAAGGTTATACTAGTCCAGATAAGTTTTCCTATGAGAACAACCTGAACCGTTCGCAGTACGGTAAATATGAGGCAGGTAATACCAATATCACAATTGGCACATTGATCAACATCTTAAATTGTTTTGGCGTGAGTTTGAGCGAATTTTTTAATGAAGACTATGATGGAATTGAACAATCAAAATAA
- a CDS encoding HEPN domain-containing protein, with protein MEPKVSPEAEHAVHFREFIHRIAQKFEPLQIFSFSQNSYTHNSQGCFNDNQGYFKCDHCLLVVTETATRVDYEMQDFANTYYQHGTITVISHGRQSLIDAVQQNSRFFIGVLTYGKLLYSNDGLLDSDPIAAFIPTMAAIKALRHYQHRIPLADGFLMCASECLEKEQFGICAFMLHQAVEQTCICLVRVNIAYRSEFHNLYRLLRLCTCFSERPFQLFLSTPEDERLFDVMAKSYSGSRYKDDFTVSRQDAERLYQRVASFLLLAKEMCNEKIELLAKSASDYAVLKNADDVQIEKILQTNT; from the coding sequence ATGGAACCAAAAGTATCACCAGAAGCCGAACACGCTGTCCATTTTAGGGAGTTTATCCATCGGATCGCCCAGAAGTTCGAACCACTCCAGATCTTCAGCTTTTCGCAGAACAGCTACACTCATAATTCCCAAGGCTGCTTTAATGACAATCAAGGCTATTTTAAATGTGACCATTGCCTATTGGTGGTTACCGAAACGGCAACCCGAGTTGATTACGAAATGCAGGATTTTGCCAACACCTATTATCAGCATGGAACGATTACGGTGATCTCCCACGGCCGGCAATCCCTTATCGACGCAGTACAGCAAAATAGCCGCTTTTTTATCGGGGTGCTTACCTATGGAAAACTGCTCTATAGTAATGACGGGCTGTTAGACAGTGATCCAATAGCTGCGTTTATCCCCACAATGGCCGCAATAAAGGCGCTTAGACATTATCAACATCGCATACCACTGGCTGACGGATTTCTAATGTGCGCATCCGAATGTCTGGAGAAGGAACAGTTCGGGATTTGTGCCTTTATGCTCCATCAGGCTGTAGAACAGACTTGTATCTGTCTTGTGAGGGTTAACATTGCTTACCGCTCGGAGTTCCATAACCTTTACCGCCTGCTCCGTTTGTGTACTTGCTTTTCCGAACGCCCTTTTCAACTTTTCCTGTCCACTCCCGAAGATGAGCGCTTATTTGATGTAATGGCAAAAAGTTATTCTGGTTCACGTTATAAAGATGATTTTACGGTTTCCCGGCAGGACGCGGAACGTCTTTATCAACGGGTAGCATCTTTTCTTTTGTTGGCAAAGGAGATGTGCAACGAGAAAATAGAACTGCTTGCTAAATCGGCATCAGATTATGCGGTCTTAAAAAACGCCGATGATGTACAGATCGAAAAAATATTACAGACCAATACTTGA
- a CDS encoding DUF5712 family protein has translation MYINITASETGNNKGSSGALVNYLEKENDLKNGKNSISDYENWFNGVRNDVRRQEVRVKIDNNIAKLGRDDNKFFLINISPSQKELEHLFKQYEESGAKEKLKEFAVNAMDEYAKNFKRPSIHTNTDLLWFGKVENYRYYKYTDKEVKNGIKQKGDRKEGRQMHVQIIVSRKDASNKIKLSPMNNSKGKNQAHSKKLGQFNRVAFKQSGESIFDRLFGFDRGLKETFAHANVQKNGSIAQKEQMDILAMSTNQQHNLKHVNELARDVADGLFHSVADMVLVTGQSISGFIEAMLEPVQSIEPDVNPVELAARKRRKRQMQQNQGLGR, from the coding sequence ATGTATATCAATATCACGGCATCCGAAACGGGGAATAACAAAGGCAGTAGTGGAGCTTTGGTCAATTATTTGGAAAAGGAGAATGATCTAAAGAATGGGAAAAATTCCATATCGGATTACGAAAACTGGTTCAATGGTGTTAGAAACGATGTTAGGAGACAGGAAGTCCGGGTAAAAATCGATAATAATATTGCAAAGCTTGGCCGTGATGACAATAAGTTTTTCCTGATTAATATCAGTCCAAGCCAAAAGGAGCTGGAACATCTTTTTAAACAATATGAAGAGAGTGGTGCAAAAGAGAAACTCAAAGAATTTGCGGTGAATGCTATGGACGAATACGCTAAGAATTTTAAAAGACCAAGTATCCATACCAATACCGATCTTTTATGGTTTGGCAAGGTTGAAAACTATCGTTACTACAAGTACACAGACAAAGAAGTAAAAAATGGAATAAAGCAAAAGGGCGATCGAAAAGAAGGACGACAAATGCACGTTCAGATTATCGTAAGCCGAAAGGATGCCAGCAACAAAATCAAGCTAAGCCCGATGAACAATTCAAAGGGCAAGAACCAGGCACATTCCAAAAAACTGGGGCAGTTCAACCGTGTGGCGTTCAAGCAATCGGGAGAGAGCATCTTTGATAGGCTCTTTGGTTTTGACAGGGGGCTAAAGGAGACTTTTGCGCATGCCAACGTACAGAAGAATGGCAGTATCGCACAGAAGGAACAGATGGATATTCTTGCAATGTCAACAAATCAGCAACATAATTTAAAGCATGTTAATGAACTGGCACGGGATGTAGCAGATGGGCTTTTTCACTCGGTTGCGGATATGGTCTTGGTAACAGGCCAATCGATAAGTGGGTTTATCGAGGCAATGCTGGAACCAGTGCAGTCTATCGAGCCAGATGTAAATCCAGTGGAGCTTGCAGCACGGAAAAGGCGGAAGCGACAGATGCAACAAAATCAAGGCCTTGGGCGGTAG
- a CDS encoding BfmA/BtgA family mobilization protein, producing MEDINIKSVRYPKATDEKLEKISLKLGRTKKLVVIQMVNYFYGTKKDPVDFNDELLKKELVNGVNRIISFFKKQEKDFLLPMFTDSNGLIIIAKEHTEYFKIIWQHLQREEKKSDGIYNRMAQLEKEIARTHQYYNEKSKLKSSFREILNYYINQRESLGWPVSAAKKEELQSHVRKSLENI from the coding sequence ATGGAAGATATCAATATCAAGTCTGTGCGATACCCAAAAGCAACGGACGAAAAACTGGAAAAAATTTCGCTGAAACTGGGGAGAACAAAAAAACTGGTGGTTATACAGATGGTAAATTATTTTTATGGTACAAAAAAAGATCCCGTCGATTTCAATGATGAGCTACTTAAAAAAGAGCTTGTTAACGGAGTAAATAGAATAATTTCCTTTTTTAAAAAACAGGAGAAAGATTTTCTGCTACCAATGTTTACCGATAGTAATGGACTCATCATTATAGCAAAAGAGCATACGGAATATTTCAAAATAATCTGGCAGCATCTACAGAGAGAGGAAAAGAAAAGTGACGGAATTTATAACCGCATGGCACAATTGGAAAAAGAAATTGCCAGAACGCACCAATACTACAATGAAAAAAGTAAACTAAAATCTAGTTTTAGAGAAATACTGAACTATTACATCAATCAAAGAGAATCGTTAGGATGGCCAGTATCTGCCGCCAAAAAGGAGGAATTGCAAAGCCATGTCAGAAAATCCCTTGAAAATATTTAG
- a CDS encoding helix-turn-helix domain-containing protein codes for MKMDIITMDDLQQFKTEMLNEMKNILKTNSGASNKSWLRSSEVRKMLNISPGTLQNLRINGNLPFRKVGGTMFYSREKIEKMMEGK; via the coding sequence ATGAAGATGGACATCATTACAATGGACGACTTACAGCAGTTCAAGACAGAAATGCTAAATGAAATGAAAAATATTTTGAAAACTAATAGTGGCGCCTCAAATAAATCATGGTTGAGGAGTTCTGAGGTAAGGAAAATGCTAAATATTTCACCTGGAACATTACAGAACCTGCGTATCAATGGCAATTTGCCATTTCGTAAGGTCGGGGGAACTATGTTTTACAGTAGGGAAAAAATTGAAAAGATGATGGAGGGGAAATAA
- a CDS encoding helix-turn-helix domain-containing protein, which yields MKYTFEELPQAISTLHEKVDRIKDLLLENRSQNSLRPRDDLLTIRQAAEFLSLSIPTLYTKVSRKEIPVNKRGKRLYFSSVELSEWVKSGRKKTTEEIYPPTNGIPPPT from the coding sequence ATGAAGTACACATTTGAAGAACTACCGCAGGCCATTAGTACACTGCACGAAAAGGTAGACCGTATTAAAGACCTGCTGCTGGAAAACAGGTCGCAAAATTCCCTACGTCCCCGAGACGATTTATTGACCATCAGACAGGCTGCCGAATTTCTCAGCCTGTCTATACCCACGCTTTACACCAAAGTGAGCCGCAAGGAAATCCCCGTGAACAAGCGGGGCAAAAGACTTTATTTTTCCTCGGTGGAACTGTCAGAATGGGTAAAGTCGGGAAGGAAGAAAACCACTGAAGAAATCTATCCCCCAACGAACGGTATCCCACCACCAACATAA
- a CDS encoding YecA family protein has translation MKTNPFVEDEKVLHSLNELVSAKNYMEVLAGFIFRDFMGSAEKIANADAQEVLSYNEFLMLVGLWIKNQHNPSAANDPSILMRQTDELLKQYHTSLFFNNLEKRNQGQSIYDAFVNGQLFKEAFFYSSTAGYDTQYVEVLAKKYGADADWLLAHKGIILSELPAFFENIRRMINGRLQLVRISKRQIRPNEKVGVFLFTKSDLVGELSSGAAILEAFSFDLYAGLNSTYHDIADFNVFTERPIIGLTHEDYFIPLPYFVAEAMYESPYYWMFADKAYCAKAAKNRGNAAEDLVSDYISGFFGAGNVQRNVNIKIKKSTTLTDVDILAYSEDTAFIFQVKSKKLTQKSKKGDLEQITADFEKAVRIAKDQADLCIIALQNPEDYNFELPGGETYSPRKVSKFETVIVLLDQFPAMSHLTHILFGDELDTTPVAFGIFDLETLLAYLKTPGRFIDYIHRRTLYSKQYRAANELQYLGYYLKHGLEKLEENAFVYITPEYGQIMDAMQQQANIHEVKRDFPSKIGRNEPCPCGSGLKFKKCHG, from the coding sequence ATGAAGACAAATCCTTTTGTAGAAGATGAAAAAGTGCTCCATTCCTTAAATGAATTGGTAAGTGCTAAAAATTATATGGAAGTTTTAGCCGGGTTCATATTCCGGGATTTTATGGGTTCAGCGGAAAAGATAGCAAATGCTGATGCTCAGGAAGTGCTGAGCTATAATGAATTTTTGATGCTGGTGGGGCTATGGATTAAAAATCAGCACAATCCTTCGGCTGCAAATGACCCCTCGATTTTGATGAGGCAAACCGATGAACTGTTAAAACAATACCATACAAGCCTATTTTTTAATAACCTGGAGAAAAGAAATCAAGGGCAAAGCATTTACGATGCTTTTGTGAACGGCCAGCTTTTTAAAGAAGCGTTCTTTTATTCTTCTACTGCAGGTTATGATACTCAGTACGTGGAAGTGCTGGCTAAAAAATATGGAGCCGATGCAGATTGGCTACTAGCGCATAAGGGAATAATTTTATCGGAACTGCCTGCATTTTTTGAGAACATCAGACGAATGATTAATGGCCGCTTACAATTGGTCAGAATTTCGAAAAGGCAAATCAGACCAAACGAAAAAGTTGGGGTATTTCTCTTTACAAAGTCAGATTTGGTTGGAGAACTATCCAGTGGGGCAGCGATATTGGAAGCTTTTAGCTTCGACCTTTATGCGGGACTGAATTCCACTTATCACGATATTGCTGACTTTAATGTTTTTACTGAGCGGCCAATTATTGGCTTAACCCATGAAGATTATTTTATTCCACTGCCCTATTTTGTGGCGGAAGCAATGTATGAGTCCCCTTATTACTGGATGTTTGCAGACAAAGCTTATTGTGCCAAGGCAGCTAAAAACCGTGGAAATGCGGCAGAGGATTTGGTATCCGATTACATTTCAGGTTTTTTTGGAGCAGGAAATGTGCAGCGGAATGTGAACATAAAAATAAAAAAATCTACCACCCTCACGGATGTGGATATCCTGGCTTATAGCGAGGATACCGCCTTCATTTTTCAGGTTAAATCCAAAAAGCTGACCCAGAAATCCAAAAAGGGAGATTTAGAGCAAATTACCGCTGATTTTGAAAAAGCGGTGCGCATTGCCAAAGACCAGGCCGATTTATGTATTATCGCTTTACAAAACCCGGAAGACTATAATTTTGAATTACCTGGTGGCGAAACATATTCACCAAGGAAAGTATCTAAATTCGAAACGGTCATTGTTTTGCTTGACCAGTTTCCGGCGATGTCCCATCTGACGCATATTTTGTTTGGGGATGAGCTGGATACTACACCAGTCGCCTTTGGTATTTTTGATCTGGAAACTTTGCTGGCTTACCTTAAAACCCCGGGGCGGTTTATTGATTATATCCACCGCCGGACGCTTTACAGTAAGCAATACCGGGCGGCCAATGAACTGCAGTATTTGGGTTATTATTTAAAGCATGGATTGGAGAAACTTGAGGAAAATGCTTTTGTTTACATCACGCCGGAGTATGGGCAAATTATGGATGCCATGCAGCAACAAGCGAATATTCATGAAGTAAAACGGGATTTTCCATCGAAAATAGGCCGCAATGAGCCATGCCCCTGCGGCAGCGGGTTGAAGTTTAAAAAATGTCATGGCTAG